The following DNA comes from Halobacillus litoralis.
AAATGCGTTATATCAAGCTCTCATGATCAGAATACCTTCCTTGGAATTGACAATCCTCTACTTCCCTTAAGCTCTTAGATGCTTATTCCAGAAGTCGTTTCGAGAACCTTATAAGGTAAGGGGGCGGAGGCAGACAAGACACCACAGAACTTTATCTCGAGGAGGTTCCTGAAGAACTGCAACTTTCTGAGTTATGCAACAAAATAAAGGCCAGCCAGAACGATTTTATCGTTTTCAACTCATCTTCTTTATTTCGATGAGACATTAATAAATCAAAGTAAATCACTCTATTTAGATAGGCCTCGTTGCTTCCACGAGGAGCGTTCGGTGGTGACGCTTGCGGGAATAGCGCGAGCCGAAGATCCACTTGGTCAAGTGATCTCCTTGACCAAGTTAGCTGAGGCCGTGCCCGCGGCAAGCATCCACCGACAAGCGATTCGTGAGAAGCAACAACAAACTTTAACAGTTCCTCTAGATTGAAACCGGATTTCTGGATAATGATAATTATTCAGAGAAATTTCAGCTTCATTTTTATAAATGAGTTAAAATATTAACGAGCTTCCCGAACGGATCTCTAACGTAAAAACGCCGAACTCCCCACGGTTCCTCAGCCGGTCCATACTCAATTGAAATTCCTGCATCTTTTATACGGATGAGCACCTCGTCAAGATCGTCAACCTCAATGGACAAATCAGGGACAGGTGTGCCGGAGCCACCTTCTGATAAGAAACTGATTTGGGTAGTCATTTTCTCATTAGAACCATACGTTGCAATAAATCCAAGATCCATTTTTTGATCAAGTCCCAGTATCTCCTCGTAGAAGTGCTTTGCTTTGGAAATGTCCTGTGTCTCAATATTGGCAACAATTCGCTTGACCTTCATTTATATACCTCCGAGACATTTTAGAGTTTATTTTATCGCTACTTCATAAATTCTCTTTATGTAGAACAACTTCCATATGATTACTTCAAAAACCTGCCCTCACTAAAAGAAGGAAACGTAGTCAGCTCAACACTCCGCTTCTACATTAGCTTAATAAGAAATTCAGGACATCAGATTCTAATTCTTGATGGAAAAGCTCTCTATCAAATCCAGCCGGGTCTTGAGAAGGAGGAAATGAGGATTTTTTCATCTCTTTCGGAAAAGGACTCAGGAAGGAGAAATGACCAGCGTCATCTATGGTTCGGCTTTCAATTTTTTCAGTATTTCCAACCCCTTTCAATAAAATCTCAGCATGAAAATAAGGAGTGATTTCATCTCTTTCTCCTGTCATCATCAAAATTGGTAAATTCAATTTTTCAAGAGCCCCCTCATTCCTGAACCACCCTAAAGCAGGCGCTAATAAAATCACCTTTTTTATTCTTTCTTCCACCTTTAGATCTATTACTTCAGGTACTTGGTTATCCGTTTCCCACGGCAGAGTTGTCGGTATTCCACCAGTTGCCGCAATTGCGGTATAACCTCCCATTGAATGTCCGATTATTGAAATATCATCAAAATTAACATTGTTTTTAAAAAGATCGTCTCCTTTAAACCAGTCAATGGTTTGAGTGATATTGCCTGGTCTGCTTTCTAAAAGGGTGACTGAGTTTTCCAGTTGATTGTCATGGATATTGTTGTAAGGATGTTCGGGCATCGCTACTATAAATCCATTTTGAACTAAATGACGAGCAAGAGTTCTATAAACAAGTGGAGTTCCACCAGTACCATGAGAGATGACTACCAATGGAAATACATCATCTTGCGGTTTTGCATCCTTTGCCACATTTAAGCTATACGGTCCTATGAATTCTTCTTTTTCAGGTGTGCGGGTTGGATACATAACAAAAACAGGAAATGTTACACCTAAATGATCATCAACAACTTCAACCTTTTTTAAGCCAGCAAATTTTTCTTTTTCTCCGTTTTTCAATTAATATCACCTCAGTATTTATGTAAGAAAGACTACTTTTACATACGTCATCATAACTTTACACCTGAAGGTTTGATTGGCGATGTTTAAAAATAACTAAGTTATAAGTCTTGATATAATCCTATTCTGTTCCCATAAGGATCTTCAAACGTGCACCAAGCTGCCGGCACCCCTTCCCTGGATTTAACCTCTTCTATTTGTAGATTCAATACATTCATCAACCGCTTTCTCTCACTATTGATATCCTCAACACCTAATCTTAAGGGACCGTTACCAGTTATCGGTTCCCCTACAGCAACCTGAAGCCAGGCGTCTCTTGTGATTTCCCACTCTACAAAGTCCTCATGTGGTATAAAATCAGGTTTTCTATCAAAAAGCTTTTCATACCAAAGTATTCCTTCATAATCTGAGATTCTAATTTGAAACGTGACACCAGTATTCACCATATTACCTCTCCCTTCCCTGCATGAAAAACTATGGTTAAATTACACATTCTATTAAATTCCTTATAATCCCTTTTCTCCTAATTATATGTTTAATAATAATTGTATTGAAACTAGTTTCCTATATAACTGTTTTCAAGGATATCAGACTATTAAAGATTTTCTAAAATGCTCATGGAGATGGTGCAACGAATTCGACTTTCACCCTATCAGGATCTTCAAAGTAGACAGCATAATAATCCTCTCCGCCGGCAAAAGGATGTTGGTTTTCGTATAGGATCTTCATACCTCTCTCTTTAAGCATTCTCGTCATCTCATCTACTCTTTCACGTGAAGAAGCATGAAAAGCCAGATGATTTAAACCAGTCCTGCATCTGTGGTAAGGAACGTCTAAGTATTCAGTTTCTGTTTGCACAAATACTAAATAAGTTTCTCCTAACTTCCAGCTTTGTCCCTTATTCCATTTTTGATAAGATTGGTAGCCTAACTCATTTAAGAACCAGCCCCAAAATGATTCAGATTTCTCTAAGTCGGAAACATAGATTTCCACATGATGAAGTAATCCCTCAGACAATGTAACTACCCCTTCCTAAGATGATCGATTTTCTTAATAACAGTTTCAACTTCCTCATTGTTATGTACCACAAATAAATAGTCTGCCTCATGCTCCTCAGGATCTTTGACATCTTCTTTGAATGCTTCCTTTCGTTGGTGCTCAAGTACTTCGTTAAAATCAGAATAGTCCCCTCTAAAAATATTGATATCCCGATTACTTTGATTCACACGTGTCTTCAGTTCATCTTCCGAAATATCAAAATGAACGAGTATGCGTACAAACTCATCTTTATTGAATAACTCCTCAAGCAAATACTCACGACCTTTAAGACCTCGGTTTGAATTGCAGATAATCATGTGAGAATCCGTGTTCTCTTTAGTATAGTCTACGATTAATTTAGAAAGTGCATGTTTAAGAGTATTTGGTCCTTGTTCGGGTTGTAAGTTTTTATAATATGTATTAATAAATTCAGCATGGTTATCTTGATCTATTACAACTGAATTGGTCAACTCTTTTTCTAAAGCTCTTGCAAATGTAGTTTTTCCGCTATGGGTTTTACCTACAGTTATTATGACTAACCTTTTCATAACTTCAACTCCATAAATTTGGTTCGATATAAATAAGCCCTATTGTTATATAATTGGATTTGAATATTTTTTATCATTCTACTTAACCAACAGCATTAATAAGGATACCCGCTAAACTTCAATAAAGAATTCCATATGGATACGGTAACAATATCTTTATTACAAACCCTATAATAGCAGCTAAAGTGATAAAGACTAAGAGGATACTTGACGTTTGCCTATAGCGCTGGTGCGCCCTTGAATTTGGATTTATCAAATCCAACCCTCCCCTTACCAGGAATATTATAATGACAAGAATCATCCCATTAATAAAAGGTTTATTTAGTAATTCGGCAGCAATCAATGCAAAGAATATTCCAATAAAAGTTAATCGATTGTCTATTCTTTTATCGACCTCTTCGAAATAATCGTCTATTGCTTTAATATATTTCTTCAAAAAATGCCCACCTTATACAGAAGATTTTCAAGTTAATATTCTTTAATGAAACTAGTATCCTCCTTATCTTTTCATCTTTCTGGAAAAAAAGAATATCAACAGCCAGACTATTGAGAATAGATTTCCTAATCCCACATATATCGCCCAGACTTCCCCATTTTGGATAGAGTGTAATAAATGATCCCATTCATTATGTCCTTCACTTCTACCAATACTATTAATTATAGTAACTAGCGGTATTGTAATAACAATAAACGCAGTCACTAACGCAGAACTTATACTCCTTTTCTTCATTAAACTAAATAATGAAGTTCCTAAAACCACCAATAAGAAAAGGTAATACAATATCAAGGTCCATGGTGCCACGGTTTCCATAAAAAAACCTCCTTTTAGAGTAATTTTACACTAAAAGGGATCTTTTTCAAGGTAGCCTTAACGAGCTCCCTTTATACGCTTCTGTCTTGGTTGCTTCAATCATTTCAGGTATTAAATTTCTGGACATAGACTCCGTCCTTAAAATGCTCTCTGAAATTACCGTCACTTACTTCGTGGATCAGCCCTTTCCAAAAAGCATGGGCTGGTTCATTATTTTCTATCTGTGTTATCTCCCACTCACCAGGAAACAATGTAAACAATTTTTTCGCAATGACTTTTCCATAACCTTTCCCCTTGTATTTAGTAATAATAAAGTACTCCTCAACTGTATTAGGATTTGAAAAAGTAGCACTTTCTATAAGAGCGAATCCAATTAATTCATCACCTAACTTAATAAAATAAGCGTGGAATTGATTGTTATTCCAATACTTTTCTAAATCAAAAGGTTTGTAAGCCCCATTGTCTTCTAACTTTATATCTGGTAGATAATTACTGAATTCATAAATATAAAATTGCATTAGATTATGTAGTTTAGCCGCTTCATCTGTTCGCACTTTTTGCAAATGAATCATAAGCTCCCCCTCCTGAAAAGTTATAAAGTCAACGCTTAACCGTTGGCTCCTAATCTCACAATTGGTTTTTCATCAAAGGATATTTTCATTATCTCGGCTCCTTATACAGTCAATAATGAGGTAACCAAACACAAAGCTGAATATCATAACACCCCCTGTGTATTGGTTGAAAAGCAAACTGGTGAATGGGAGGTAGAATGAAAACACTTGGGTTGAATAAAGAAAAGGCGCAAGAATAACATACATTGATGGAATGCCTACCCCGAGGAACTTACCGATTTCAAACCCTTTAGCCTTTTCTTGTCTAATACGCTTCCATAAGCCAGGTAAGGCGAAGAGAGCACCAAATAGAATTGGATATAATAAACCGAATGTAACTACTGGCCAAATGTTGAAATCAAGCTCAGCCTGCTCTTTCAAATTTTGATAGATTTTCAAGCAAGCAATCAAACTAAATAGCATTACCAGTGTGTAAACGAAATAACCTGCGATTTTTTTAATTTATATCCCCCCTTTTTTCTTCTGAACTCGACGAATTCATTCCAATCGAATTGAGCCGTTTAACAAATAAAACTCTATCTCGCACTAGGCCCATTTTTTATCTATCTATGAGCATGAGTATGCTTCATTTCATATAACCTTCCACCAATTCATAGCATCTTTTTTCTGTAAGGTTTGCTAGCACAGACACATATCCTAAGTGTTCCTGCGTACCGCCTTCATATTCCAGGGATGCTTCCAAAGCACTGTTATCTCTGGATTTCATCCAATCCCGCTGTTCTTCTCTTAATTGATCCATTTCTTCAGCTGCCAGTTGCTCGGTTAAAACACCATAAATTTCATTCAACAACTCATCCCAAGTATCCCATCGATCGTTTTCTACTTTTTTCAAGGCATATGTAGATGAATCTGCTGCTTCCATTTCTTCTGTTTCTTTTTTAGCAGCCATTAATTTTTTCTCATACTCTTCTTTCTTACTAACCTCATTATCAGTAGATGTGTCTCCATCTTCGGTAAGCACATTGGTGGATGCCTCATCATCATCGTTAGTCTCCGTATTCTCGGTATTTGATCCATTGGCTGTAGACTCTTCACTGGAAGCATCGTCAACATTATTTTGAGTTGAGTTCTTATTTTGAGACTGGTCTTCCGACATAGCACTTGAATCTTCACAAGCAGCCAATAACATAACAAATACTACAGTAAGCGTTACAATTAAAATATTTCTTTTCATAATATGACTCTCCTTAGCTATTTAAAATCATGACAACTCTTCAATCTTACTAAAAATCAAAGCATATGCAGCTTGTATGTTATTTTCATTTCTCACATCATTATATAAAGAAAATTGCCACTTATCTGCTCTATTTCTTTCTCCCCCAGTGTATAGGCCAGTTTAATAATGATTAAATCATAGTTGCTCTTTTTCACTGGATAATTCCATTAAAAACGGAGAGGTCAAACTAAGCAGGGTTATACCTAGAATGAAAAAAATTATATACAAAACGATTGGAACAGCTGTATTATTAAAAACCCAAATTAAACTGAATGCAATAATGATGGAAAGCACGGCATGTTTGCATTGAGATTTTTCTGATAAATACTGTCTATGGCCGCAATACTTACATACAATCCTGGACTTTAACTTCATTTGTTGCTTCATTGCCTGAGACCAAGACCATTTACTGTTACACATTCGGCAAGTGGGCACTTTATAACCTCTCCCCTTGTTTATGTCTTTTTCTTTTTTACTCATTATCTCTTGTCTTATTTTCGGAGTGATGAGGAGATAGCTATAATAAATAATATAAAGAAAACCAAACCGACTCCAAGCAGAATATTTAACAAGCTCATGCTCTACCCCCTAGAAAATTTTCGCCATCATAAAATCTATATATTTAATTTTTTCTAAATAATAAAACCAAACACAAAAATTCCGGGCCAACTTATCCAAGTCAAAGGTGCCACTATAATTATATCAATATCTATTACCATATATTAATTTACATACGAATAAGGCGGATATTAGTTTCAAAAAATTTCCTACCTTATCTCCTGAAATTTAATCGTCTAATGAGTTAATTGAGCCAATCAGAGAAAGACTTTATTATTTATGAAACTTTAACTAAGAGATAATAGTCATAATGGTGTAAAGGGAGGGAGAACATTGAAGGAAAAAGCCGAGGAAGACATAAAGGATCTGACAAACGAAGGAAAACAATCCTTTTTAAATGAATTAATGGAATCTCATTCCAAGAAAGTTTACTTATTAGCGTATTCTTATGTGAAAGATCAAGGAACCGCAGAAGATATCGCTCAAGACGTATTCATAAAGTGTTTTCGATATATGGACCGATTCCGGGGGGAAGCCGCTATCTCATCCTGGCTTTACAGAATTACAGTGAATCGATCTAAAGATGTTCTTAGAAGGAATAAACTTGCAAAATTAAAATATCCCCTTAATTACTTTGATAAAGAACACCAATCAGAAAGTACTGAACAGACATACATAAAACAAAATCAGAGAGAACGGGTTCTCCAAGCTGTGATGACCTTGCCAATAAAGTACCGCGAAGTACTTGTTCTTTTTTACTTTTATGATCAAAAAATCGAAGACATAAGCATGACCTTAGAAGAAAAGGAAAACACCATTAAAACTCGACTTGCCCGAGGGAGAGAAAAGCTGAAAACCCATCCTATGATTCAAGAAAGGATGATATAAATGGGCGATATGTTCAAAGAAACAAAAGATCATTATGAGAAAAATTTCTATGATGATCACATCCATAACCGAATAAAAAAATCCGTGAATGAAGAGATTCAGAAAGATAGCCGAAAGAATACAAAGGTCTATTATTTTGCTGGGGCTGCGGTACTATTTTTAAGCATTCTTATAGGAGCATCACTTTCATTTCCTACCATTTCAAATGTTATGGCAAAATTCCCTGTGATAGGATCCATATATGAATCAAAAGAGGTGGACCCTATAAGTGCTGATATAAAAGAACTTTTGGAATCTGAAGGTTATAGAGTTCGTTCAATTAGCTTTAACGTTTTAGATAAAACATATGAAATCAGCATTCCCGGGAGCGATATTTACTTTGATGAAGTAAACAAGAAAATTGAAAGCCTGGTTGAGGACCTCTTTGAGGCAAAAGGTTTGGACGCATATAAAGTGAATGTTGTTCCATATACTGGGGTTGATAAAGCGCAATATCCAGAGAAAGTTACAAAGAATCAGAAGATGTTGAATGAGGAAAAACAAATCAAAGAAAAACTTGCAAATCTAGGGCATTCAACAGGATTAGCTTTTTACCTTCCTAATGAAAAGGTGTTTACTGTCGGTATCAAAACTGAAAAAGAAATTTTACAGCATACACATTCGGAAGTGAAGCAGCAAGTTTCCGAGATTCTTCAATCGTTTAGTAGGGATAATTATGAGGTGGAAGTTTTCCGCTATATTGAGAATACATCCATTGAGAAAGCTTCCTACGATACTTGGAGCCAATTCCCATACTCAGTTGGAAGAAAAAGTGATATTGTGAATAGTTATCTAGAAGAAGCAATAGGTACTAAAGGACAATTATCAACTGCTTTGGGCTCTAATAGACTAACAGTATATGCCGACACAAGAAAAACTGATGTCGATGCTTTAATAGCTGAGCTTCCCGAAAAAATAGAAACGGTTAACTTTGGTACATTTAACATCGACGTAAGAGTACTGGGTGGGGGGCCAACAAATGAGACGATATCTCTTAAAATCGCAAGAAAACTTACGATTGCTTTAGCAGGTCAACAAGATTTGCATGTGAAAAATGTTGGGGCTTCTTATGAGAACAACAATTTTCAAATATACGTGAATACCTCGTTGGATAATAAAGATAAAAGCAAGGAAATTATAGTCAATATAGAGAATCAGATTCAAGAATTCTTTAGTTCCAAAGAAGGAAAAGATTCTCTTCAACATAATGATTACAAGATCCACTTTAAGGATAAAAATGGGGAAATACTTTCACCATGATGCCTTGAGAACCAGAGTAGATACCTAATGTGAATTTAAAGCCCTCAGGAACACAACATTTTTCATTTGTGTTTCTGAGGGCTATTCTCATTCCTTGATCTGTGAATTCTGCAATGATGCGTATTATGTGACATGTACGATTAAGCAAAAAAGAGAACGCCCCTTCTCCAGGAATTACGCTCTCTTCTCAAGTAACCTTCATATACTTATGGGTAGAAAAGTACTTTAACATAGTCCTCATTATGTTGGATCAGCTTTTGAAAAGTGTCCGGCCCCTTCTCTAATGGTAAACGATGTGAGATCATCGGCTTGATGTTCAACTGTCCAGTACTCATATAATAAAGAGTGGAACTCCATTCTTTGCCAGGAAACGGCGAGGAAATTGCATTCCAGGAGCCGATGATTTTCAATTCGTTCCGGACAATCTTTTCAAAATAAAAACGTTCCATATCAATTTGAGCATAGGGAATGCCCATGTAGAGCACTTCTCCTCCTTTTTTAGGCAGAGCAAGGATTTGTTCTGAAGTTATCGGTGACCCGGCACATTCCACGGCTAGATCGACTCCAAGCTGCTCCGTTGCTTCAGCTACCTGCTGATGGGCTGGACCATTTTTCGGGTTGACCTTGCTATCCGCCCCTACTTTGTCCGCAACCTCCAGCTTTCTATCATCGATATCAATTGCAATTACTTTTTTTGCCCCGAAAATCTTTGCCCATTGAATGGCCAATAAGCCAATACTTCCACAGCCCATGATGGCTACAGTCGCACCAGGGTGAATGCTCGTACGATAGAATCCGTGTGCGACAACGGAAGATGGTTCAATCATTGCAGCCGTATCGTAGTCCACATTATCAGGAAGAGGAAGGACATGCCTGGCAGGTAAATGAACAAACTCAGCATAAGCACCAGGATGGCGTGCGCCTATGACAGTAAGCTTTTCACATTGTGATAAGTTTCCTTTTAAACAGCTATGGCATTCCCCACAGTAAAAGGTCGGACAGCCGGTAACGCGGTCTCCTACTTTAATGCCTTCGACAGCTGGTCCTATTTCTGCCACTTCTCCAGCGAACTCATGACCAAATGTCATTCCTTCTACATACGGCCCCAGTTTTTTATATCTGGAAATATCCGATCCGCATACACCCACGGCTTTCACCTTAATCACCACGTCGTCTGCTTTTTGAATGACTGGTACCGCTGTATCTTCAAATCTAATATCCTGTTCACCATACAGGTTTAAAGTTTTCATCTTTTTTCACCTTTTTTCGTTACATAGATTCCGTTTCTTTTCCCTCTCGTTTATTCCCACTTGCTAGTTTGTAGAGTGCTGCTCCTATGACTACCGAATTAAATACCATTTGGTGTTCAAAATAAAACTCCCCAATGGCCCGCATAGGCCCCAGCATGAATTCTAAAAAGATATCTACCATCATTAAAACCTCATTTCTTTTACTCGACAGGAGTCAATAAAACTTTAATGGCTTCCCCGCTTTTGATTGCCTTGTAAGCATCTTCCCAGTGTGTAATCGGATACTCATGAGTGACAAGCGATTGAGCGTTCACTCGACCAAAGTTCATCAATTCGAGAGAAGGTTCCCAATCGGCTGATTTTTGACTTCGGCTTCCGACCACTCTGATTTCTTTTTGAATAATCTTTTCAAGGTCAAAAGATACTTCCGGGCTAGGAAAGATTCCGACTTGGCCATATTGTCCTTTTTTCTTTAACAAATCCAAGGCTTGATTAGCTGCTGGGACGGCGCCTGAACATTCAAACACCACATCGGCTCCGTATCCATCCGTCAGCTTATGAACCAAATCTTTAAGGTTTTGTTCTTGAATATTAATTGCATAATCTATTCCTAATTCTTCCGCTTTGTTCAGTCGGATTTGATCGTTGGACAATCCGGCGATGATCACTCTTGCTCCTCTGCTTTTTGCTACTTGAGCTGTAAATAACCCGATCGGTCCGGGACCAATTACAACGACGACGTCTCCCTCATTGATTTCTGTCTTTGCCACTGCATGATGGGTGCAGGCAAGCGGCTCGGTCATAGCAGCAGATCGATCATCAACGTGTGGCGGAAGAAGGTGGACGCTTTCTTTCCTGGCAATCAGATATTTGGCAAACCCACCATCCTGCTGGGTTCCAAGCCCCTTCCTGTGATTACAAAGGTTATAGTCACCATTTTGGCAGTACTTACATTCGCCACATACATAAAATGTCGTTTCAGATGTTACACGGTCACCAATGTTGAATTCCGTTACTCCCTTCCCCACATCAACGACAACACCGGAGAATTCATGGCCTAAGGTGACAGGTACATTCACTTTGTAATGTCCTTCGTAAGTATGAATGTCCGACCCGCAAACCCCAGCGTATTTCACCTCTATTTTCACTTGATGCTCGCCCACAATCGGCTCCTGCTTTTCCTGGATTTCCAGATTTCCGAACCCAAGCTCTGTTTTAACGAGTGCTTTCAAGGCTATCCCTCCTATAGTACGAGTCAATTAAACAAGCTGAAGACTTTGAATATGATCCAGTTGACCAGATTTCCACCCTGGTCAATGCTTGAAATCTTTGCAGACCCTTCCGGCATTTCGAAGTCCGCATTGAACGCCATTTCTGTGAAAATTGGTGCTACATCTGTCGCCATATAGAGAGATAGGGCAATCATCAAAGTTCCTACTATGACGGAGTGGACGATATTCCCTCGAGCCGCTCCCACAATGAATGCGACAACAAATGGAATCGTAGCCAAGTCACCAAAAGGCAACAACGCGTTTCCTGGTAGAATAACAGCTAAAAGAACCGTGATTGGCACAAGAATTAACGCTGTTGAAATTACAGCCGGGTGACCTAGGGCAACAGCGGCATCTAAACCGATATAAATTTCCCGATCACCAAAGCGTTTGGACAGCCATTGACGAGCCGATTCAGAGACAGGCATCAACCCTTCCATAAGAATCTTGACCATGCGAGGCATCAGCACCATAACAGCTGCCATCGCCATTCCAATCTCTATGACTTCTCCTGCACTGTAGCCGGCGAGAATTCCAATCGCTGCACCTAAAAACAGACCAATGAAAATAGATTCCCCGAAGATTCCAAAACGCTTTTGAATGGTGTCCGGGTCAGCGTTCCAATTTTTAATGCCGGGCACTTTATTCAGCCACCTGACTAATATAATTCCAGGTGCATATGAAATCGTACTTCCTGTTGCAATGGAAACACCCGGCAAGTCGAAAAATTCACTAACCATAGGGGCTGTCCAATCCGCTACTTTAAGACAAACGATTTGGAAGATCACCGCAGCAATCAACCCTTGGACAATGCTACCGGAAACGGCATAAACCATAGCAGCCATAAATGTATAATGCCAAAAATTCCATATATCAACGTTCATTGTTTTCGTCGTTTTCGTAAGCAGCATGATCACATTAACTACAAGCCCTAAAGGGATGATGAATGCAGCAACGGCAGAAGCCCAGGCTATCGAGGATGAAGCTGGCCATCCTACGTCAATTACATTCAAATTCACTCCTAAACGGTCTACCATCCCTTGTGCAGCAGGCCCAAGGTTATTAACCAGCAAATCTACCACTAA
Coding sequences within:
- a CDS encoding galactitol-specific PTS transporter subunit IIC is translated as MQGFVDIVQGFLDLGATVILPVAIFFLGLLFGQKPGKAFRSGLTIGVAFVGIFLVVDLLVNNLGPAAQGMVDRLGVNLNVIDVGWPASSSIAWASAVAAFIIPLGLVVNVIMLLTKTTKTMNVDIWNFWHYTFMAAMVYAVSGSIVQGLIAAVIFQIVCLKVADWTAPMVSEFFDLPGVSIATGSTISYAPGIILVRWLNKVPGIKNWNADPDTIQKRFGIFGESIFIGLFLGAAIGILAGYSAGEVIEIGMAMAAVMVLMPRMVKILMEGLMPVSESARQWLSKRFGDREIYIGLDAAVALGHPAVISTALILVPITVLLAVILPGNALLPFGDLATIPFVVAFIVGAARGNIVHSVIVGTLMIALSLYMATDVAPIFTEMAFNADFEMPEGSAKISSIDQGGNLVNWIIFKVFSLFN